Proteins encoded within one genomic window of Eleutherodactylus coqui strain aEleCoq1 chromosome 1, aEleCoq1.hap1, whole genome shotgun sequence:
- the LOC136610465 gene encoding cysteinyl leukotriene receptor 2-like isoform X1: MNMNNSEEDTIHPCPIEDDYKYLVYTVVYIIVFLSGLLFNGAAVYVFCKVRKKKGLSTICLLNLAVADLLFIVFLPLRISYYQKNGTWIFGDFLCRVSTFSFYFSMYSSIFFLACLNIFRYMSVVRPEKIKVKTAIILCAGIWVFTGLSTIPFLLSGTNVRENITRCFEPVEMSTWKRIMYMNYYALVVGFILPFLAIVVCNGLLIRHIMAMPMEKKTIRKHVTMIVLIFLVCCVCFLPYHIQRTVHLHYLIHHPDICTLHDVLQKTLVTMLCLAVLNTCMDPLLYAFIGHGYKTWLLSLCMCKKALHGKTLSTDSSYMNGAKAEEIPMNENGQRSSNELNNVPDIC; encoded by the exons ATGAAT ATGAACAACAGTGAAGAAGACACCATACACCCTTGTCCCATAGAAGATGATTATAAGTACCTGGTGTATACAGTTGTCTACATCATTGTTTTCCTCAGTGGCTTACTGTTTAATGGGGCTGCTGTGTATGTTTTTTGCAAGGTCAGGAAAAAGAAAGGACTATCAACTATATGCCTACTAAACCTTGCAGTCGCTGATCTTCTGTTCATAGTTTTCCTGCCTCTGAGGATATCCTACTACCAGAAGAATGGAACTTGGATTTTTGGTGACTTTCTATGCCGTGTTAGCACATTTTCTTTCTATTTCAGCATGTACTCAAGTATCTTTTTCTTGGCTTGTCTGAACATTTTCCGCTATATGTCAGTGGTACGCCCAGAAAAAATCAAAGTAAAGACAGCCATTATACTTTGTGCTGGTATCTGGGTTTTTACAGGTCTAAGTACAATACCCTTCCTACTCTCTGGTACCAATGTCCGAGAAAATATTACAAGGTGCTTTGAACCTGTTGAGATGTCAACCTGGAAGAGGATAATGTATATGAATTATTATGCTTTGGTTGTTGGGTTTATACTGCCTTTCCTGGCCATTGTGGTGTGTAATGGATTGCTGATCAGACATATCATGGCTATGCCTATGGAGAAGAAAACTATTAGAAAGCATGTTACTATGATAGTCTTGATTTTCTTGGTTTGCTGTGTCTGTTTTTTGCCCTACCATATTCAAAGGACAGTGCATCTACATTACTTGATTCATCATCCAGACATATGCACCCTACATGATGTTCTTCAGAAGACTCTTGTCACAATGCTGTGCTTAGCTGTTCTGAATACCTGCATGGACCCTCTGTTATATGCATTTATTGGTCATGGTTATAAAACATGGCTGCTATCactatgcatgtgcaaaaaggctTTACATGGAAAAACATTATCTACTGACTCAAGTTATATGAATGGGGCAAAGGCAGAGGAAATACCAATGAATGAAAATGGTCAAAGATCAAGTAATGAGCTAAACAATGTACCAGATATTTGCTAG
- the LOC136610465 gene encoding cysteinyl leukotriene receptor 2-like isoform X2: MNNSEEDTIHPCPIEDDYKYLVYTVVYIIVFLSGLLFNGAAVYVFCKVRKKKGLSTICLLNLAVADLLFIVFLPLRISYYQKNGTWIFGDFLCRVSTFSFYFSMYSSIFFLACLNIFRYMSVVRPEKIKVKTAIILCAGIWVFTGLSTIPFLLSGTNVRENITRCFEPVEMSTWKRIMYMNYYALVVGFILPFLAIVVCNGLLIRHIMAMPMEKKTIRKHVTMIVLIFLVCCVCFLPYHIQRTVHLHYLIHHPDICTLHDVLQKTLVTMLCLAVLNTCMDPLLYAFIGHGYKTWLLSLCMCKKALHGKTLSTDSSYMNGAKAEEIPMNENGQRSSNELNNVPDIC, encoded by the coding sequence ATGAACAACAGTGAAGAAGACACCATACACCCTTGTCCCATAGAAGATGATTATAAGTACCTGGTGTATACAGTTGTCTACATCATTGTTTTCCTCAGTGGCTTACTGTTTAATGGGGCTGCTGTGTATGTTTTTTGCAAGGTCAGGAAAAAGAAAGGACTATCAACTATATGCCTACTAAACCTTGCAGTCGCTGATCTTCTGTTCATAGTTTTCCTGCCTCTGAGGATATCCTACTACCAGAAGAATGGAACTTGGATTTTTGGTGACTTTCTATGCCGTGTTAGCACATTTTCTTTCTATTTCAGCATGTACTCAAGTATCTTTTTCTTGGCTTGTCTGAACATTTTCCGCTATATGTCAGTGGTACGCCCAGAAAAAATCAAAGTAAAGACAGCCATTATACTTTGTGCTGGTATCTGGGTTTTTACAGGTCTAAGTACAATACCCTTCCTACTCTCTGGTACCAATGTCCGAGAAAATATTACAAGGTGCTTTGAACCTGTTGAGATGTCAACCTGGAAGAGGATAATGTATATGAATTATTATGCTTTGGTTGTTGGGTTTATACTGCCTTTCCTGGCCATTGTGGTGTGTAATGGATTGCTGATCAGACATATCATGGCTATGCCTATGGAGAAGAAAACTATTAGAAAGCATGTTACTATGATAGTCTTGATTTTCTTGGTTTGCTGTGTCTGTTTTTTGCCCTACCATATTCAAAGGACAGTGCATCTACATTACTTGATTCATCATCCAGACATATGCACCCTACATGATGTTCTTCAGAAGACTCTTGTCACAATGCTGTGCTTAGCTGTTCTGAATACCTGCATGGACCCTCTGTTATATGCATTTATTGGTCATGGTTATAAAACATGGCTGCTATCactatgcatgtgcaaaaaggctTTACATGGAAAAACATTATCTACTGACTCAAGTTATATGAATGGGGCAAAGGCAGAGGAAATACCAATGAATGAAAATGGTCAAAGATCAAGTAATGAGCTAAACAATGTACCAGATATTTGCTAG